From Caretta caretta isolate rCarCar2 chromosome 14, rCarCar1.hap1, whole genome shotgun sequence, the proteins below share one genomic window:
- the LOC125621462 gene encoding olfactory receptor 10A7: MADTEQGNQTSLTEFILLGFGNIPKLQILLFLLILVIYIVTMAGNILIMVLVVTDQHLHTPMYFFLGNLSCLETCYTSALLPRMLASFLTGDRTISVGGCITQFYFVGFFAATECYLLAMMSYDRYLAICKPLHYATLMNGSFCLQLAAGSWINGLLASSIVMGMILQLTLCGPNEIDHFFCEFTEIINLYCNDIYHLELLITILSALFTLPPFALTGISYVCIISTILRIPSTSGRQKAFSTCSSHLIVVTIFYGTLIIVYLLPKSNTLRDLNKVFSVFYTVLTPMANPFIYSLRNKEVKEALRKKCQ; encoded by the coding sequence ATGGCAGACACGGAACAGGGAAATCAAACCTCCCTCACAGAATTCATCCTCCTGGGATTTGGGAATATCCCCAAACTGCAGATCCTTCTCTTTCTGCTGATCCTTGTGATTTACATTGTGACCATGGCTGGGAACATTCTCATAATGGTGCTAGTTGTGACTGATCAGCACCTTCatacccccatgtacttcttcctggggaacttgtcctgcctggagacctgctacacctcCGCCCTCCTGCCCAGGATGCTGGCCAGTTtcctgactggggacagaaccatttCTGTGGGGGGCTGCATCACACAATTTTACTTTGTTGGCTTCTTTGCAGCCACCGAGTGTTATCTCCTAGCAATGATGTCTTATGATCGGTACCTAGCGATATGCAAACCACTGCATTATGCAACTCTTATGAATGGCAGTTTCTGCCTCCAGTTAGCAGCTGGGTCTTGGATAAATGGGTTACTGGCTAGTTCCATAGTAATGGGTATGATTTTACAATTGACTTTGTGCGGTCCCAATGAAATCGATCATTTCTTCTGTGAATTTACAGAAATAATAAATCTCTACTGCAATGACATCTACCACCTGGAACTTTTAATTACTATTCTGTCTGCTTTATTCACCTTGCCCCCGTTTGCTTTAACTGGGATATCCTACGTGTGTATCATCTccaccatcctgagaatcccttccacctccgggaggcaaaaggccttttctacctgctcctctcacctcattgtggtgaCAATTTTCTATGGGACCCTGATCATTGTGTATCTGCTACCAAAAAGCAACACACTCAGAGACCTCAACAAAGTGTTCTCTGTCTTCTACACAGTTCTGACTCCTATGGCCAATCCCTTCAtatacagcctgagaaacaaagaggtgAAAGAGGCTCTGAGAAAAAAATGCCAGTAA
- the LOC125621461 gene encoding olfactory receptor 6B1-like codes for MPGVERETQMTITAFILLGFGDLPELKIPVFMVFLATYIVTLTRNILIFATVSYNHNLHNPMYFFLGNLSVLEVCYTTSVTPKMLKTLLVVQEEVSFSACLLQFYVFGSLEVAKCFLLAAMSYDRYLAICEPLHYTSTMSFQLCFQLAVESEIDHFFCDLTPIIKLSCGDTYMVRIPAFFIASLVFFSPFLLTLLSDDKIISTILKIPSTTGKQKAFSTCLSHLIMVSVFYGTLMVVDVAPTANQWTNLKKALSCCTQW; via the exons ATGCCTGGCGTAGAGCGGGAAACTCAAATGACCATTACAGCGTTCATCCTCCTGGGATTTGGGGACCTTCCTGAGCTGAAGATCCCTGTATTCATGGTGTTCCTGGCTACCTACATAGTAACACTCACCAGGAATATCCTGATCTTTGCGACAGTATCATATAACCACAACCTGCACAaccccatgtactttttcctgGGCAACCTGTCTGTCCTGGAAGTCTGCTACACTACCAGTGTCACCCCCAAGATGCTGAAAACCCTTCTGGTTGTTCAAGAAGAGGTTTCCTTCTCTGCTTGCCTCCTGCAGTTCTACGTCTTCGGCTCTCTGGAGGTTGCCAAGTGCTTCCTGCTTGCTGCCATGTCCTATGACCGCTACTTGGCCATATGCGAACCACTGCATTACACCTCCACCATGAGCTTCCAGCTTTGCTTTCAGTTGGCAGTGGAGTC TGAGATcgaccatttcttctgtgacctGACGCCCATCATTAAACTCTCCTGTGGGGACACCTACATGGTCAGGATACCGGCTTTCTTCATAGCCTCCCTTGTgttcttctctcccttccttctaaccCTACTTTCCGACGACAAAATCATCTCCACCATCCTGAAGATTCCTTCCACCACAGGGAAGCagaaagccttctccacctgcctctCCCACCTCATTATGGTGTCTGTGTTCTATGGCACACTGATGGTGGTTGATGTGGCTCCCACAGCCAACCAGTGGACAAACTTAAAAAAGGCCTTATCATGCTGTACACAGTGGTGA